In a single window of the Aridibaculum aurantiacum genome:
- a CDS encoding NAD(P)H-hydrate dehydratase, which yields MKIFSANQIREWEQYTIDNEPISSWALMERASLQCTNWIIQHAPTDQPIKIFCGKGNNGGDGLAIAAQLAERKLQAEVYILEFGTVGTADFQNNLRRLHALPVKLHFIQEPSFFPEISNNDLVIDALYGSGLNRPLQDLSAQLVQHINSSGARVVSIDLPSGMFADYSTIPHPVIVADYTLTFQVPKLCFLLPENEQFFGELHVLPIGLHPAFFKNEEAHYHLVEPAFIKEIYKPRKRFSHKGTYGHCLVIAGETGKMGAALLTTKACLRAGAGLVTALLDEQHLPIMQVAVPEAMVAMRNEMVDFSKYNSICIGPGLGTSAKAVKLVELLLEKATTPLVLDADALNILAQRNDLLQSLPQQSILTPHPKEFERLFGKCSNDYERLVLAKKKAEELGVIIILKGHRTAIAQADQPIIFNSTGNPGMATGGSGDVLTGIITALLAQGYTPANAAVLGVYLHGLSGDLAAKQLSEEALIAGDIVRFLGEAYKKIRSLS from the coding sequence ATGAAGATATTTTCAGCCAATCAAATCAGGGAATGGGAACAGTACACTATAGACAATGAACCCATCAGCTCCTGGGCTTTGATGGAACGCGCATCCTTGCAATGTACCAACTGGATTATCCAGCATGCACCTACAGATCAACCAATTAAGATCTTTTGTGGTAAAGGCAACAATGGCGGCGATGGCCTTGCTATAGCAGCACAGTTGGCAGAGCGAAAATTGCAAGCTGAAGTATATATCCTTGAATTTGGAACTGTTGGAACAGCAGATTTCCAAAACAACCTTCGCAGGTTACACGCGTTGCCTGTAAAGCTTCACTTCATACAGGAGCCCAGTTTTTTCCCGGAGATATCAAATAATGATTTGGTTATAGATGCATTGTACGGCTCAGGCCTTAACAGGCCTTTGCAGGATCTTTCAGCACAGTTGGTGCAACACATCAATTCTTCCGGCGCACGGGTTGTTTCTATTGATCTGCCAAGTGGAATGTTTGCAGACTATTCTACCATACCCCACCCTGTTATAGTTGCTGATTATACACTCACTTTCCAGGTGCCAAAGCTTTGTTTTCTATTGCCAGAAAATGAGCAGTTTTTCGGCGAGCTTCATGTGTTGCCTATTGGTCTGCATCCGGCATTTTTTAAGAATGAAGAAGCGCATTATCACCTTGTAGAGCCTGCTTTCATAAAAGAAATATATAAGCCACGCAAACGTTTTTCGCATAAAGGCACCTACGGGCATTGCCTTGTAATAGCGGGTGAAACAGGAAAAATGGGCGCTGCATTATTAACCACTAAAGCATGCTTACGTGCGGGTGCAGGTTTGGTAACTGCTTTACTGGATGAACAACATCTTCCTATTATGCAGGTGGCAGTGCCTGAGGCAATGGTGGCAATGCGAAATGAAATGGTTGATTTTTCTAAGTACAATAGTATCTGCATAGGACCGGGTTTGGGTACATCAGCTAAAGCTGTTAAACTGGTAGAGTTACTTTTAGAAAAAGCCACTACTCCACTTGTTCTGGATGCAGATGCATTGAACATATTGGCGCAGCGAAACGATCTCTTACAATCACTTCCTCAACAGTCTATACTTACGCCACATCCAAAAGAATTTGAACGCCTTTTCGGAAAATGTTCAAATGATTATGAACGTTTAGTATTGGCTAAAAAGAAGGCGGAAGAGTTAGGCGTGATCATCATTTTGAAAGGACATAGAACGGCCATTGCGCAAGCTGATCAACCAATAATTTTCAATAGTACAGGTAACCCCGGGATGGCTACTGGCGGCAGTGGTGATGTATTAACAGGTATCATCACTGCACTTTTAGCACAAGGCTATACACCGGCGAATGCAGCTGTTTTAGGAGTTTATCTTCATGGTTTGTCAGGTGATCTAGCAGCAAAGCAATTATCAGAAGAAGCGCTTATAGCAGGTGATATAGTAAGGTTCT
- a CDS encoding serine hydrolase domain-containing protein — MYDSLLLKRGFNGGIIVAKNGQVLLEDYRGYFNLVTKDTITPNTPFHVASVSKTFTGMAIMKLWEENRLKLDDSLQVFFPDFPYKGITVQMLLNHRSGLPNYAYLMPKEPHWKKNFATNHDMLRFLVEKKPQPYNKPDRGFQYCNTNYALLALVVEKVTGQPFPEYMKNNVFTPLGMQNTFVFSIKDTADYVPSFNWDNSPARIESMDCIYGDKNVYTTPRDLLLWDDALYSNKFVTEATLDEAIQPTSFEKPGSHNYGMGWRLVLMPNNKKIVYHNGWWHGNNSSFTRMIHDTVTIIIVGNKFNRAIYSGQKFGAIFNNQADDENMVE, encoded by the coding sequence ATGTATGATTCCCTCCTACTAAAAAGAGGCTTCAATGGAGGAATAATAGTGGCAAAGAATGGCCAGGTTTTACTGGAAGATTATAGAGGCTACTTCAACCTGGTAACCAAGGATACAATAACACCCAATACACCTTTTCACGTAGCATCTGTTTCGAAGACATTTACAGGTATGGCTATAATGAAACTGTGGGAAGAGAATAGATTGAAACTAGACGATTCACTTCAGGTTTTTTTTCCTGACTTTCCATATAAAGGCATCACAGTACAGATGTTGCTGAACCATAGAAGTGGCTTGCCAAACTACGCTTACCTGATGCCTAAAGAGCCGCATTGGAAGAAGAATTTTGCAACCAATCATGATATGCTTCGTTTCCTGGTAGAAAAGAAGCCGCAGCCGTACAATAAGCCTGATCGCGGATTTCAATACTGCAATACGAATTATGCATTACTGGCACTGGTGGTAGAAAAAGTAACAGGTCAGCCTTTTCCTGAGTATATGAAGAACAATGTTTTTACTCCGCTTGGCATGCAAAACACTTTTGTATTCTCTATAAAAGATACGGCAGATTATGTACCTAGTTTCAATTGGGATAATTCGCCTGCACGCATAGAAAGTATGGACTGCATCTATGGTGATAAAAATGTTTACACTACTCCGCGTGACCTGTTGCTATGGGATGATGCTCTTTACTCCAACAAATTTGTAACGGAAGCTACACTTGATGAGGCCATACAACCTACAAGCTTTGAAAAACCAGGTTCTCACAATTATGGTATGGGATGGCGTTTGGTACTAATGCCCAACAACAAAAAGATCGTTTACCACAATGGTTGGTGGCATGGCAACAACAGTAGCTTTACGCGCATGATTCACGATACCGTTACCATCATCATTGTTGGAAATAAATTCAACCGCGCAATTTATAGTGGGCAAAAGTTTGGCGCAATCTTCAACAACCAGGCGGATGATGAGAACATGGTGGAATAA
- a CDS encoding response regulator has translation METPFRILIADDDADDIQLTKECFVENEFPIDVNDVQDGQLLLEHLKKLVLQHERDQLPQLILLDLNMPRKTGLEALRELKADTQLCRIPVIIFSTSKAQRDIDKAYELGASCFVNKPNTLEEWCDKMGKLGKFWIDCVKVAV, from the coding sequence ATGGAAACCCCCTTTCGAATCCTTATTGCAGATGATGATGCTGATGACATTCAACTAACAAAGGAATGTTTTGTAGAGAATGAATTTCCTATTGATGTAAATGATGTACAGGATGGGCAACTGCTATTGGAGCACCTGAAAAAACTTGTTCTTCAGCACGAAAGAGATCAACTGCCACAGTTGATTTTACTCGACCTTAATATGCCTCGCAAAACCGGCCTTGAAGCATTAAGAGAATTGAAAGCCGACACTCAACTCTGTCGTATACCTGTTATAATTTTTTCTACATCTAAAGCCCAACGAGATATAGACAAGGCTTATGAATTGGGTGCAAGTTGTTTTGTAAACAAACCCAACACACTGGAAGAATGGTGTGATAAAATGGGGAAGCTTGGTAAGTTCTGGATAGATTGCGTGAAAGTGGCGGTTTAA
- the serA gene encoding phosphoglycerate dehydrogenase codes for MNNSTTSYPKEKINILLLENISDKAAEVFTNNGYTNVKRLSGALSEDELVKAIKDVHLIGIRSKTRITERVLDAAKKLQAVGCFCIGVNQVDLKAATKHGVAVFNAPYSNTRSVAELVIGAAIMLIRRIPDKNKAAHEGIWLKEAKGSFELRGKTIGIVGYGNIGSQLSVMAESLGMKVIFYDVETKMPLGNAVDQKSLKDLVSQADIISLHVPENVTTNHLINKNILKRVKKGTIIINYARGGVIDLDALRKAIEEGQVGGAAVDVFPVEPEKNGDRFESPLQGLSNVLLTPHIGGSTEEAQQNIGEDVSNKMFHFLEKGITNGSHTVPVLSLPPQEGAHRILHIHNNVPGVLGEINTTLSKNNINIVGQYLKTNDEIGYVVLDVDKKLSAHANQLLKDVKETIKVRLLY; via the coding sequence ATGAACAACTCCACAACAAGCTATCCGAAAGAGAAGATCAACATTTTGCTTCTTGAAAATATAAGTGATAAAGCAGCAGAAGTATTTACAAACAATGGCTATACCAATGTAAAAAGGCTTTCCGGAGCATTAAGCGAAGATGAACTGGTGAAAGCAATTAAGGATGTTCACTTAATAGGTATAAGAAGTAAAACACGCATCACTGAAAGAGTACTGGATGCCGCAAAAAAACTACAGGCAGTAGGATGCTTTTGTATTGGTGTAAACCAGGTAGATCTGAAAGCTGCAACCAAACATGGTGTAGCAGTTTTCAATGCACCTTACAGCAATACACGAAGTGTGGCCGAATTAGTAATTGGTGCGGCTATAATGCTGATAAGACGAATACCAGATAAGAATAAAGCAGCCCATGAAGGAATTTGGCTGAAAGAAGCAAAAGGCTCCTTTGAATTGAGGGGGAAAACGATAGGTATTGTTGGGTATGGAAATATAGGAAGCCAGTTAAGCGTGATGGCAGAATCACTTGGTATGAAGGTTATCTTTTATGATGTAGAAACAAAGATGCCGCTTGGAAATGCTGTAGATCAAAAATCGTTGAAAGACCTCGTTTCGCAGGCTGATATCATCTCACTGCATGTACCTGAAAATGTAACTACCAATCATCTTATCAATAAGAACATTCTGAAGCGCGTGAAAAAAGGCACCATTATTATCAACTATGCAAGGGGAGGAGTTATAGATCTTGATGCGCTTCGTAAAGCTATAGAAGAAGGACAGGTAGGCGGAGCTGCAGTGGATGTTTTTCCTGTAGAGCCTGAAAAAAATGGCGACAGGTTTGAAAGCCCGCTCCAGGGACTGTCAAATGTTTTACTTACTCCTCATATTGGTGGAAGCACTGAAGAAGCGCAGCAAAATATTGGAGAAGATGTAAGTAATAAAATGTTTCATTTCTTGGAAAAAGGTATTACAAATGGCTCGCATACTGTACCTGTACTTAGTTTGCCACCACAGGAAGGTGCTCACCGCATTTTACATATTCATAATAACGTTCCGGGTGTACTTGGCGAAATCAATACAACGCTTTCAAAAAACAACATCAATATCGTTGGGCAATACCTAAAGACAAATGATGAGATTGGCTACGTTGTGCTGGATGTAGATAAGAAGCTGTCTGCCCATGCAAATCAACTTTTGAAGGATGTAAAAGAGACCATCAAAGTCAGGTTGCTTTATTAG
- a CDS encoding NAD(P)/FAD-dependent oxidoreductase, whose translation MKIVIIGAGFAGLKLARSLNNKPGFEVLLLEKFNYHQFQPLFYQVATAGLDASNISFPLRKAFQRSKNVRIRMAKVEEIKTHEQVVVTNIGEFEYDRVVIASGADTNWFGNQKLIDNAYGMKSTVEALQIRHKLLQNFEDVVKSTDPLERKRLMNIVVVGGGPTGVEMAGAIAEMRKYVLPRDYPEIDFADMNIFLLEGGPKTLGPMSEKSSEQSQRYLERLGVIVRTNTILKDYDGDTAILSTGDTIETSTVIWAAGVRGNVPKGIDPSLVVRGNRIKVDRFNKVLGTENIYALGDVAYMETPKYPTGHPQVANVAINQAKNLANNLRWEEMKSSKNLKEFEYHDKGSMATVGRNLAVVDIPRPKLHFGGFFAWLIWMGLHLVLILGVKNRLVVFINWVYNYITYDQSLRLIFNEFCRPRKKTEQEEPQQKHTLETAR comes from the coding sequence ATGAAAATTGTAATTATAGGAGCTGGTTTTGCCGGCCTCAAACTAGCAAGGAGCCTCAACAACAAACCAGGATTCGAAGTTCTATTACTGGAAAAATTCAACTACCACCAATTTCAGCCATTGTTTTACCAGGTGGCTACGGCAGGACTTGATGCCAGTAACATTTCTTTCCCCCTGCGTAAAGCATTTCAAAGAAGTAAGAATGTGCGCATACGGATGGCCAAGGTTGAAGAAATAAAAACCCATGAGCAGGTAGTTGTAACAAATATTGGAGAATTTGAATATGATAGAGTAGTGATTGCTTCCGGAGCTGATACCAACTGGTTTGGAAACCAAAAGTTGATTGACAATGCTTATGGTATGAAGTCTACGGTGGAGGCATTACAGATACGCCATAAGTTGCTCCAGAATTTTGAAGATGTAGTAAAATCGACAGACCCGCTGGAGAGAAAGCGGCTAATGAATATAGTGGTTGTTGGCGGTGGTCCAACAGGAGTGGAGATGGCAGGTGCCATTGCAGAAATGAGAAAATATGTGCTGCCACGCGACTACCCGGAAATTGATTTCGCAGATATGAATATTTTCTTGCTGGAAGGCGGTCCGAAAACGCTGGGTCCAATGAGCGAGAAATCAAGTGAACAGTCGCAGCGATATTTGGAAAGACTGGGCGTCATTGTAAGAACAAACACCATTCTTAAAGATTATGATGGAGACACCGCCATACTTAGTACGGGTGATACAATAGAAACATCTACAGTGATTTGGGCAGCGGGTGTACGTGGAAACGTGCCTAAAGGCATTGATCCAAGTTTAGTAGTTCGCGGCAACCGAATAAAAGTAGACCGCTTCAATAAAGTTTTAGGCACAGAAAATATATATGCTTTGGGTGACGTCGCTTATATGGAAACGCCTAAATATCCAACAGGTCATCCACAGGTAGCGAATGTTGCCATCAATCAAGCGAAAAACCTTGCTAACAACCTCAGGTGGGAAGAAATGAAAAGCTCAAAGAACCTGAAGGAATTTGAATACCATGATAAAGGTAGTATGGCAACGGTCGGCCGCAACCTGGCTGTTGTTGACATTCCGCGACCTAAACTTCATTTCGGTGGGTTCTTTGCGTGGCTTATCTGGATGGGTCTTCACCTGGTGCTTATACTGGGGGTAAAAAACAGGTTGGTTGTCTTCATTAACTGGGTGTACAATTACATTACTTACGACCAAAGCCTCAGGTTGATATTTAATGAGTTTTGTCGTCCGCGTAAAAAGACAGAACAAGAAGAACCCCAGCAGAAACATACTTTGGAAACAGCCCGGTAA
- a CDS encoding alpha/beta hydrolase family protein, giving the protein MIIKKNLHVFGSAGRVMLTDVFLVPDQTAKPIIIYAHGFNGFKDWGNFDVVAKQFAEAGFVFVKFNFSHNGTTIDKPEDFEDLEAFSQNNYTKELNDLKMVIDWVQETNEIPTNEANTGAIYLIGHSRGGGVTILKAAEDSRVKKLVTWASVIECKTPWGKWPDERLEAWKENELEYYPNSRTGQQMPLHYQLYKDYEMNKLRLNIQQAIVSLNIPVLLIHGTADEAVPIEAGKMLKHWQPTAKFLEIDTDHVFGRSHPAANDDLPEAMKQVVNASISFLK; this is encoded by the coding sequence ATGATAATAAAAAAGAACCTCCATGTATTTGGTTCTGCTGGCCGGGTTATGTTAACGGATGTCTTTTTAGTGCCTGATCAAACAGCTAAACCAATAATCATCTACGCACATGGTTTCAATGGCTTTAAAGACTGGGGAAATTTTGATGTTGTAGCAAAACAATTTGCAGAGGCTGGATTTGTGTTTGTAAAATTCAACTTTTCCCATAACGGGACTACCATTGATAAGCCGGAAGATTTTGAAGACCTGGAGGCGTTTAGCCAAAACAATTACACTAAAGAACTGAACGACCTGAAGATGGTCATTGATTGGGTGCAGGAAACCAATGAAATTCCTACTAATGAAGCCAATACTGGAGCGATATATTTGATTGGCCATAGCCGTGGCGGCGGAGTTACCATTTTAAAAGCAGCCGAAGACAGCCGCGTAAAAAAACTTGTAACCTGGGCGTCCGTGATAGAATGTAAAACTCCATGGGGAAAATGGCCTGACGAACGTTTAGAAGCCTGGAAAGAAAATGAATTGGAATATTACCCTAATAGCCGAACCGGTCAACAAATGCCGCTGCATTACCAGCTGTACAAAGATTATGAAATGAATAAGCTCAGGCTAAATATTCAACAAGCAATCGTGTCGCTTAATATTCCAGTTTTACTAATTCATGGTACAGCTGATGAAGCTGTACCAATTGAAGCCGGAAAAATGTTGAAGCACTGGCAGCCAACAGCTAAATTTTTAGAAATAGATACGGATCATGTTTTTGGTCGTAGTCACCCGGCTGCAAATGATGATTTGCCTGAAGCAATGAAGCAAGTGGTCAATGCAAGCATCAGTTTCTTGAAGTGA